A section of the Carya illinoinensis cultivar Pawnee chromosome 12, C.illinoinensisPawnee_v1, whole genome shotgun sequence genome encodes:
- the LOC122290029 gene encoding peroxisomal membrane protein PEX14-like, with amino-acid sequence MATQSGPPPNSTVGNPQNPAAEHAQQTNQDQQESRVEAPKQSSTPSVFVNSEPMREEQVQNAVKFLSHPKVRGSPVIYRRSFLEKKGLTKEEIDEAFRRVPDPPQSAHAGSDIQDEKVKSSSNNQSQAPIQTLQPAVAASTGTMGTLMQYRFKWFHAVFAVGLLAVSGAGTAVLVKNAIIPWLKSWIRKVVLDEENDLAQKPDPKPSLEEEAAAAAKAAAAAAADAAKASQEMAQSRNEERRYFEGFTNLLDVQLQEMKSMTDAIRKLEGQANAQGRASFVDQEDNRVSKSSSKQPYLNSKMDYDSRSVRSSSPSTTVEPSIAPHPKSYNDIVAMIQSGETPPNIKDINDLISNQYQQPSNPHLARTKPWEVGQAQNISGQAFQSQVNGEGLNSKVQYGGINFQLNGDNSVPWWQQKNVKVTNIENDNKLKSGSYGLRTSEQPVQRSWVPPQPPPVAMLEAAEAIRQPKPSVQRAQLVDDPSVAHPSDQTDELQRITKISESGGPVEINGGSSALNSSEIQEDGNEFEQS; translated from the exons ATGGCGACTCAATCGGGCCCTCCACCAAATTCAACGGTCGGAAATCCGCAGAACCCAG CTGCAGAACATGCACAACAAACGAATCAGGATCAGCAAGAGTCCAGAGTAGAGGCTCCCAAACAAAGTTCTACACCGTCAGTGTTTGTGAACTCCGAGCCAATGCGAGAGGAACAAGTGCAAAATGCGGTCAAATTTCTTTCTCACCCAAAAGTTAGGGGCTCTCCAGTCATATATAGAAGATCTTTTCTTGAGAAGAAGGGCCTCACAAAGGAGGAGATAGATGAAGCCTTTAGGCGTGTGCCT GACCCACCCCAAAGTGCGCATGCAGGCAGTGATATACAAG ATGAGAAGGTAAAATCATCATCAAACAATCAGTCACAAGCCCCAATACAAACTCTGCAGCCTGCAGTAGCTGCTTCCACTGGTACCATGGGTACTTTAATGCAGTACCGATTTAAATGGTTTCATGCTGTTTTTGCTGTCGGATTACTGGCTGTTTCAGGTGCTGGAACAGCTGTACTAGTCAAG AATGCCATTATTCCCTGGTTGAAGTCTTGGATACGCAAGGTTGTATTGGACGAAGAAAATGATCTAGCGCAAAAGCCTGATCCAAAACCAAGTTTGGAAGAAGAGGCTGCGGCTGCTGCAAAAGcagctgcagctgcagctgCTGATGCTGCAAAAGCAAGCCAAGAAATGGCGCAATCAAGAAATGAAG AGAGGAGATATTTTGAAGGATTTACAAACCTTTTAGATGTGCAATTACAGGAAATGAAGTCAATGACTGATGCCATAAGGAAATTGGAAG GACAAGCAAATGCCCAAGGTAGAGCCTCTTTTGTTGATCAAGAAGATAATCGAGTCTCTAAATCAAGTTCGAAG CAACCATACCTAAACAGCAAGATGGACTATGACTCACGATCAG TGAGATCTTCCTCACCTTCCACAACTGTAGAACCATCAATCGCACCTCATCCTAAGTCGTATAATGAT ATTGTGGCCATGATCCAAAGCGGGGAGACACCTCCAAATATCAAA GACATAAATGATTTAATCTCAAATCAATATCAACAACCATCAAATCCTCATTTAGCACGAACTAAG CCATGGGAAGTTGGTCAGGCCCAGAACATCTCAGGCCAAGCATTTCAGTCTCAAGTGAATGGCGAAGGCTTGAATTCCAAGGTACAATACGGTGGAATAAACTTTCAGTTAAATGGTGACAATTCAGTACCTTGGTGGCAGCAGAAAAATGTCAAGGTCACAAACATTGAAAATGACAACAAACTCAAGTCAGGGTCATATGGTTTGCGAACCAGCGAGCAACCAGTTCAGCGTTCATGGGTCCCTCCTCAGCCACCCCCAGTGGCAATGCTAGAAGCAGCTGAAGCCATCCGACAGCCAAAACCATCAGTTCAGAGAGCGCAGTTGGTCGATGATCCTTCAGTAGCACATCCTTCAGATCAAACTGATGAGCTGCAGAGGATCACAAAAATATCTGAATCTGGAGGTCCTGTGGAGATTAATGGTGGGAGCTCAGCGCTGAACTCAAGTGAGATACAAGAAGATGGCAACGAGTTTGAACAGAGCTAA
- the LOC122289303 gene encoding uncharacterized protein LOC122289303 produces MDVWGEEASPLKKWSSYFPDFNLLWEDLTNRLETHLVDQVAAIFYKIWARRNSFVFHNKFLSPLVLIQTAIDDIEVYKELHLKVPSSIENISLQNSVVQWRPPCDPFFKLNFDAAFDSEKRMMGIGIVVRDSRSKLCQELGMQQVIFEGDAKVVIDGVNGIKSNCSWQGQLLDDMKFLLLRHTDWKLHFVKRNGNKAAHSAAKIGMYLENEVVWIEDGPSEVLSAIFFDKQCIPILS; encoded by the exons ATGGATGTCTGGGGGGAGGAAGCCAGTCCTCTTAAGAAATGGAGCTCTTATTTCCCAGATTTTAATTTACTATGGGAGGACCTGACGAACAGATTAGAGACTCATTTAGTAGACCAAGTGGCTgcgattttttataaaatctgggCTAGAAGGAACAGCTTTGTGTTTCACAATAAATTTCTTAGTCCTTTGGTTCTAATTCAAACAGCAATAGATGATATTGAAGTCTataaagaattacatttgaaagtTCCTAGCAGTATAGAGAATATTTCCTTGCAAAATTCTGTTGTGCAGTGGAGGCCTCCGTGTGATCCTTTCTTTAAACTAAACTTTGATGCAGCTTTTGATTCTGAAAAAAGAATGATGGGGATCGGCATTGTGGTTAGGGACAGCAGGAGTAAG CTGTGCCAAGAGTTGGGCATGCAGCAGGTGATCTTTGAGGGTGATGCTAAGGTAGTCATAGATGGCGTTAATGGTATTAAATCCAATTGTTCTTGGCAAGGACAGTTACTGGACGAtatgaaatttcttttattgagGCATACGGATTGGAAGCTGCATTTTGTCAAAAGGAATGGGAATAAGGCTGCTCACAGTGCAGCAAAGATAGGCATGTATTTAGAAAATGAGGTTGTTTGGATTGAAGATGGTCCTTCTGAGGTTCTGTCAGCTATTTTCTTTGATAAACAATGTATTCCGATTTTGAGTTAA